In Hallerella succinigenes, the following are encoded in one genomic region:
- a CDS encoding glycoside hydrolase family 5 protein, translating to MRNLIPLMAATALAAQAWALPNAATIQQSMGFGINIGNTMEVPITSSCTNMNCWGNSFPTEQYIQDIAKAGFSSVRIPTAWYTHADPTTGTINEGWLDSVYTVVKMVVDNGMYAFLNSHWDTGWLEDNVFAGSHPTGESSTATTDSALVNKLQGQFWTQIANKFKDFDEHVLFGSANEPGVNDVWLSSGQVQFTAERVALLNRYHETMINAVRSTGGNNATRTIVVQAPRTDEALMLSLFANNMPRDPAGVGYLMAEFHFYPYQFSLMKQDEYWGNCFYYWGEENYSTTDIAHNANRQKVISGNDTTYVLNENQYAGPAYTDSVFAAIKAAFVDKGYPVVIGEYAVIKRPQLSGENLRKHLNSRVTWYKRVNELSNQYGFVPFAWDIGAEGDADHTIILRQNGHSGIYDYNVLNAMRSAYGLDTLEGDIIDSLVTASLDVSNRAVQLTYTKASSDTNETGTFRLNVGGKDWSNYVGVSFLAKVDLDYAPLKGESYGWIALSPFAMSGTNWAWSDFNFSTDDILDGQWANYVFPLSSNGMDLATPTNVQAFGINVYGTQVTGTVTIDNIVLLKKDGSADTLATFNKSVTGETEGIIKNAELVVPELPAKILTVGSLGTQGIQKQAASVPAKMHVNIQRGTVTAMFTASSAAKGQALLLNGLGQVVSQQNFAGKAGTNSVQLSTGFRGPAFLIVKQGSQKYTARINLK from the coding sequence ATGAGAAACTTGATTCCGTTGATGGCTGCAACGGCTCTTGCCGCTCAGGCGTGGGCTCTTCCGAATGCGGCTACCATCCAGCAGAGTATGGGCTTTGGTATTAACATCGGTAACACGATGGAAGTGCCTATTACAAGCTCTTGCACCAATATGAATTGCTGGGGCAACTCGTTCCCGACTGAACAGTACATTCAGGATATTGCAAAGGCGGGTTTTTCGTCGGTGCGTATTCCGACGGCTTGGTATACCCATGCCGATCCGACGACGGGTACCATTAACGAAGGTTGGCTCGACTCTGTTTACACCGTCGTGAAGATGGTTGTCGACAACGGCATGTATGCCTTCCTCAACAGCCACTGGGATACCGGTTGGCTTGAAGACAATGTTTTTGCGGGTTCCCATCCTACGGGTGAATCGTCTACCGCAACGACGGACTCTGCCTTGGTGAACAAGCTCCAGGGCCAGTTCTGGACGCAGATTGCAAACAAGTTCAAGGATTTCGACGAACATGTGCTTTTCGGCAGTGCAAACGAACCGGGCGTGAATGACGTTTGGCTTTCGTCTGGCCAGGTCCAGTTTACTGCAGAACGTGTGGCTTTGTTGAATCGCTATCATGAAACGATGATTAACGCAGTCCGCTCTACGGGCGGAAACAACGCAACCCGTACGATCGTCGTGCAGGCTCCGCGTACCGATGAAGCTTTGATGCTTTCCCTTTTTGCCAATAACATGCCGCGCGATCCGGCGGGCGTTGGTTATTTGATGGCGGAATTCCACTTCTATCCGTATCAGTTCTCTTTGATGAAACAAGATGAATACTGGGGCAACTGCTTCTATTACTGGGGCGAAGAAAACTATTCCACGACGGATATCGCTCACAATGCAAACCGTCAAAAGGTGATCTCTGGAAACGATACGACTTATGTGCTGAACGAAAATCAGTATGCAGGTCCGGCTTATACGGACTCTGTCTTCGCGGCTATCAAGGCTGCCTTTGTCGATAAGGGTTACCCGGTGGTCATCGGTGAATATGCGGTGATCAAACGCCCGCAACTTTCGGGCGAAAACCTTCGCAAACATTTGAATTCCCGAGTCACTTGGTACAAGCGAGTGAACGAACTTTCGAACCAGTATGGCTTTGTTCCGTTCGCATGGGATATCGGTGCTGAAGGAGATGCCGATCACACGATTATTTTGCGTCAGAATGGCCACAGCGGCATTTACGATTACAACGTTTTGAATGCGATGCGTTCTGCTTACGGTCTTGACACTTTGGAAGGCGACATCATTGACTCCCTCGTGACGGCAAGCCTCGACGTTTCTAACCGTGCGGTTCAATTGACTTATACGAAAGCTAGTTCGGATACGAACGAAACGGGTACATTCCGTTTGAATGTCGGCGGTAAGGATTGGAGCAACTATGTAGGCGTTTCCTTCCTCGCTAAGGTGGATTTGGACTATGCCCCTCTGAAGGGAGAATCTTATGGCTGGATCGCTCTTAGCCCGTTTGCCATGTCCGGCACGAATTGGGCGTGGAGCGATTTCAACTTTTCGACAGACGATATCCTGGATGGGCAGTGGGCGAATTATGTGTTCCCGCTGAGCTCGAACGGAATGGATCTTGCAACGCCGACAAACGTTCAGGCTTTTGGTATCAACGTTTACGGCACGCAGGTGACGGGAACGGTTACGATCGATAACATCGTGCTTCTGAAGAAAGACGGTTCTGCAGATACTCTCGCCACCTTTAACAAGTCGGTGACGGGCGAAACGGAAGGCATTATTAAGAATGCGGAATTGGTGGTTCCGGAACTTCCGGCTAAGATTCTGACGGTCGGTTCTTTGGGAACACAAGGCATTCAGAAGCAGGCAGCGTCAGTCCCTGCCAAGATGCATGTGAATATTCAGCGTGGCACGGTCACGGCGATGTTCACCGCTTCGAGTGCAGCGAAGGGCCAGGCTCTTCTCTTGAACGGTCTGGGCCAGGTTGTTTCTCAGCAGAACTTCGCAGGTAAGGCTGGCACGAATAGCGTTCAGCTCTCTACCGGATTCCGCGGCCCGGCATTCTTGATTGTCAAGCAGGGCAGCCAGAAGTACACGGCTCGCATCAATTTGAAGTAA
- a CDS encoding ribose-phosphate diphosphokinase has translation MQDRFIVTGTFTDDPFAIDIAQYIGLREDISDTVSLKTYANTEFCPRYMLDVYDDENIGKRLKGKIVLICSSTSHEWSRNDLAMRVCILARAAKENGAEGVVLVEPDLFYSAQDRGAHRVGDLEKDRPVADLKKFDGQPFTALLFAQLLKEAGVDEVVTVHNHSVKVQNLYSEIFGGHFHNMIPTEMYAHYIKTSNFVQTGKDGDNLVIVAPDKGATPFVNAMFDALQLPKCKRVIMSKVRTGEREVSMSLSPESEVQLDYLKGKDVIVFDDMVRTGSTIVRCCDYLKTGKPNRVCFCVSHFNSSPEAREKLNSPAIDEILTTNTIPDIMNRDCQGRLRHKLTVLKIAKWMSRYVMRLYGEDDGRFDKNFYKVDMSSKNPRWPPPHMY, from the coding sequence ATGCAAGATCGATTCATTGTTACTGGAACCTTCACTGACGACCCGTTTGCGATTGACATTGCTCAATACATCGGCCTTCGTGAAGACATTTCCGATACGGTTTCGCTCAAAACCTATGCGAACACCGAATTCTGTCCACGTTACATGCTCGACGTTTACGATGACGAAAACATCGGTAAGCGCCTCAAGGGCAAGATCGTCCTCATCTGCTCGTCGACTTCTCACGAGTGGAGCCGTAACGACCTTGCCATGCGCGTCTGCATTTTGGCCCGTGCCGCTAAGGAAAATGGCGCCGAAGGCGTTGTTCTCGTGGAACCGGACCTGTTCTACAGTGCCCAGGACCGCGGAGCCCACCGCGTCGGCGATCTCGAAAAGGATCGTCCGGTTGCAGACCTGAAGAAGTTTGACGGTCAGCCGTTTACCGCTCTTCTCTTTGCTCAGCTCCTCAAGGAAGCGGGCGTGGACGAAGTCGTGACAGTGCATAACCACTCGGTCAAGGTCCAGAACCTTTACAGCGAAATTTTCGGTGGTCATTTCCACAACATGATTCCGACGGAAATGTATGCCCACTACATCAAGACTTCTAACTTTGTGCAGACCGGGAAGGACGGCGATAACCTCGTCATCGTCGCACCGGATAAAGGTGCAACTCCGTTTGTGAACGCAATGTTCGACGCTCTCCAGCTGCCGAAGTGCAAACGCGTGATCATGAGCAAGGTTCGTACTGGCGAACGTGAAGTCAGCATGTCCCTTTCTCCGGAAAGTGAAGTCCAGCTCGACTACCTCAAGGGCAAGGACGTGATTGTGTTCGACGATATGGTCCGTACCGGTTCTACAATCGTGCGATGCTGCGACTACCTGAAGACCGGCAAGCCGAACCGCGTTTGCTTTTGCGTGTCTCACTTCAATTCTAGCCCGGAAGCCCGTGAAAAGCTCAACAGTCCGGCTATCGATGAAATCCTTACGACGAACACTATCCCGGATATTATGAACCGTGACTGCCAGGGCCGTCTGCGTCACAAGCTCACCGTTCTGAAAATCGCGAAGTGGATGTCTCGTTACGTGATGCGCCTCTATGGTGAAGATGACGGTCGTTTCGACAAGAACTTCTATAAGGTCGATATGAGTTCTAAGAATCCGCGTTGGCCGCCTCCGCACATGTATTAA